Proteins encoded within one genomic window of Humulus lupulus chromosome 1, drHumLupu1.1, whole genome shotgun sequence:
- the LOC133807154 gene encoding EPIDERMAL PATTERNING FACTOR-like protein 2, whose amino-acid sequence MGCELSVIWSSSSSSRRICYFVVCFLFLSFLSSTQLRFMAHARVIPKEKNLSRSHSQTVSEDKVMVRARIGSRPPRCERRCSSCGHCEAIQVPTNPQVKSGTSKRSFNKVSNTQYARGDDNNSNYKPMSWKCKCGNFIFNP is encoded by the exons ATGGGTTGTGAACTGAGTGTCATatggagcagcagcagcagcagccgcaGAATTTGTTATTTCGTCGTCTGTTTTCTGTTTCTCTCATTTCTAAGCTCTACCCAATTGAGATTCATGGCTCATG CCAGGGTAATtcccaaagagaaaaaccttTCCCGTTCCCATTCCCAG ACAGTAAGTGAAGACAAAGTCATGGTAAGAGCAAGAATTGGTTCGAGGCCTCCGAGGTGTGAGAGAAGATGTAGTTCGTGTGGACACTGCGAAGCTATTCAGGTTCCAACAAATCCACAAGTGAAATCTGGTACTTCCAAAAGATCATTCAATAAGGTTTCCAACACCCAATACGCAAGAGGCGATGACAACAACTCTAACTACAAGCCCATGAGTTGGAAATGCAAATGTGGCAACTTCATTTTCAACCCATAA